From one Xyrauchen texanus isolate HMW12.3.18 chromosome 17, RBS_HiC_50CHRs, whole genome shotgun sequence genomic stretch:
- the LOC127657930 gene encoding thrombospondin-3a-like isoform X1: MTVWVSLFVLMFAWSAESAQKQDVPVIDVLSLHDVKQTVATVEKVSFALKTLSDVYVLSTFRLPPKLGGVLLGLYNKQDNKKYLEIAIMSKINKVLVRYVREDGKLHTVNLQSPNVADGRPQSLILRIGGLRREYLSLELYVNCRLADLAQRLPPLVTLPKDAELVEIRNGHKAYARMHGSVESLKLALGGTIAQAGALTDCPFHGDTSSYNTVNGEVNSILGDHTKALIGQLIIFNQILGELREDIREQVKEMSLIRNAIQECQVCGFHEPRLRCQPNPCFNGVPCMETFDFPGYRCGPCPEGMTGNGTHCQDIDECAQAQPCYSPGACINTAKGFTCDPCPLGLWGPPLSGVGLEFAKKHQQECSDIDECVGLASACTPNSVCINTIGSYRCGQCMVGYVGNQTAGCFLRKSCSSLSFNPCDVNAHCVIQRNGDVTCACNVGWAGNGHTCGKDTDIDGYPDRSLPCMDNNKHCKQDNCVFTPNSGQDDADNDGIGDQCDEDADGDGIKNVEDNCRLVSNKDQQNSDTDSFGDACDNCPTVPNIDQKDTDNNGEGDSCDDDIDGDGIQNVLDNCPKVPNTMQTDRDGDGVGDACDSCPEISNPMQTDIDNDLVGDVCDTNQDTDGDGLQDTRDNCPNIPNSSQLDSDNDGIGDDCDDDDDNDGIPDNLTINGIGPDNCRLISNPNQKDSDSNGVGDVCENDFDNDAVLDFIDVCPESAEVTLTDFRAYQTVILDPEGDAQIDPNWVVLNQGKEIVQTMNSDPGLAVGYTAFNGVDFEGTFHVNTVTDDDYAGFIFGYQDSSSFYVVMWKQTEQTYWQSIPFRAMAEPGLQLKAVKSRTGPGEFLRNALWHTGNTDGEVKLLWKDPRNIGWQDKTSYRWQLTHRPQVGYIRVKLYEGTEMVADSDVVIDTNMRGGRLGVFCFSQESIIWSNLRYRCNDTVPDDFNLQRKQVLMHIKV, from the exons atgacagTTTGGGTCAGTCTGTTCGTGTTGATGTTCGCCTGGTCAGCAGAGAGCGCACAGAAACAAGATGTGCCAg TGATAGATGTGTTGAGTTTGCATGATGTGAAGCAAACCGTGGCTACAGTGGAGAAAGTCTCTTTTGCTCTGAAGACACTCAgtgatgtgtatgtgttgtcTACCTTCCGTCTGCCTCCTAAACTGGGTGGAGTTCTACTGGGCCTCTACAACAAGCAGGACAACAAGAAATACCTGGAGATTGCCATCATGAGCAAGATTAACAAAG TTCTGGTCCGGTACGTTCGTGAAGATGGAAAACTGCACACAGTGAATCTGCAGAGCCCCAATGTTGCAGATGGACGCCCTCAGTCTCTTATTCTCCGCATCGGTGGTCTGCGCAGAGAGTACCTGAGTCTTGAGCTTTATGTGAACTGCCGTCTGGCTGACCTTGCCCAGAGGCTGCCCCCATTGGTCACCCTGCCCAAAGACGCAGAGCTGGTGGAGATTCGTAATGGCCACAAGGCTTATGCTCGAATGCAT GGATCGGTGGAGTCTCTTAAACTGGCACTAGGGGGCACTATTGCACAAGCTGGGGCTCTCACCGACTGCCCCTTTCATGGAGACACCTCTTCATATAATACAG TGAATGGTGAGGTGAATTCTATTCTAG GTGACCACACTAAAGCTCTGATTGGACAACTCATCATATTTAATCAGATCCTGGGAGAGCTGAGAGAGGACATCCGAGAGCAG GTGAAAGAAATGTCTCTCATCAGGAATGCTATTCAAGAGTGCCAAGTGTGTG GATTTCATGAGCCACGTTTGCGCTGCCAACCCAACCCCTGCTTTAATGGCGTGCCTTGCATGGAGACATTCGATTTCCCAGGGTACCGCTGCGGCCCCTGTCCAGAGGGCATGACAGGGAACGGCACACACTGTCAGGACATAGATGAG TGTGCACAGGCTCAGCCATGTTATTCGCCAGGTGCCTGTATTAACACAGCAAAAGGTTTTACCTGTGATCCCTGCCCATTAGGTTTGTGGGGCCCTCCTCTCTCTGGAGTTGGTCTGGAATTTGCTAAGAAGCACCAACAG GAATGCTCTGATATCGATGAGTGTGTTGGTTTGGCCAGTGCTTGCACACCCAACTCTGTTTGCATCAACACCATC gGATCATATAGATGTGGGCAGTGTATGGTTGGGTATGTTGGAAATCAGACAGCTGGATGTTTTCTTCGGAAATCATGTTCTTCCCTCAGTTTCAACCCCTGTGATGTTAACGCACATTGCGTCATTCAGCGGAACGGAGACGTGACCTGCGCT TGTAATGTTGGATGGGCAGGTAACGGTCACACCTGTGGAAAGGACACAGATATTGACGGTTATCCAGATCGCTCTTTGCCCTGCATGGACAACAACAAGCACTGCAAACAG GATAACTGTGTCTTCACGCCCAACTCTGGCCAGGACGATGCAGACAATGATGGGATTGGAGACCAGTGTGATGAGGATGCAGACGGAGATGGAATAAAGAATGTAGAG GATAACTGTCGACTGGTGTCCAATAAAGATCAGCAGAACTCGGACACTGATTCGTTTGGTGATGCATGCGATAACTGCCCTACCGTCCCCAACATCGATCAGAAAGACACAGACAACAATGGAGAGGGAGACTCCTGTGATGATGACATCGATGGAGATG GAATCCAAAACGTGCTGGATAACTGTCCCAAAGTGCCAAACACGATGCAGACGGACCGGGATGGAGACGGAGTGGGTGATGCATGTGACAGCTGTCCTGAGATTAGCAATCCCATGCAG ACAGACATAGACAATGACTTAGTGGGGGATGTTTGTGACACCAACCAAGACAC tgATGGAGATGGACTTCAGGACACTCGAGATAACTGCCCCAACATTCCAAACAGCTCTCAGCTGGACTCAGATAATGACGGCATTGGAGATGActgtgatgatgatgacgataacGATGGGATCCCAGATAATCTGACCATCAATGGCATTGGACCCGATAACTGCAGACTTATTTCCAACCCCAACCAAAAAGACTCGGACA GTAATGGGGTCGGTGATGTATGTGAAAATGACTTTGACAATGATGCTGTACTGGATTTCATTGACGTGTGTCCCGAAAGTGCTGAAGTTACACTCACAGATTTTAGAGCCTATCAGACAGTGATACTGGATCCTGAGGGCGATGCTCAGATTGACCCGAATTGGGTGGTGCTCAATCAG GGTAAGGAGATTGTTCAAACCATGAACAGCGACCCAGGGTTGGCAGTGG GTTACACAGCGTTTAATGGTGTGGACTTTGAGGGTACGTTTCACGTTAACACAGTGACTGACGATGACTATGCCGGCTTCATCTTTGGCTATCAGGATTCATCCAGTTTTTATGTGGTGATGTGGAAGCAGACAGAGCAGACATACTGGCAGTCTATCCCCTTCAGGGCCATGGCTGAACCAGGCCTGCAGCTCAAG GCGGTGAAGTCTCGTACAGGCCCTGGGGAGTTTCTTCGTAATGCTTTGTGGCACACAGGAAATACAGATGGAGAGGTGAAACTTCTGTGGAAAGACCCACGAAACATCGGCTGGCAAGACAAAACTTCGTACCGCTGGCAGCTCACCCACCGGCCACAGGTCGGCTACATCAG GGTGAAGCTCTATGAAGGCACTGAAATGGTGGCTGACTCAGACGTTGTGATTGACACCAACATGAGAGGAGGGCGCTTGGGCGTGTTCTGCTTTTCTCAAGAGAGCATTATTTGGTCCAATCTGCGCTACCGCTGTAACG ATACTGTTCCAGATGACTTTAATCTGCAGCGTAAACAGGTTCTAATGCACATAAAGGTGTGA
- the LOC127657930 gene encoding thrombospondin-3a-like isoform X2, whose protein sequence is MTVWVSLFVLMFAWSAESAQKQDVPVIDVLSLHDVKQTVATVEKVSFALKTLSDVYVLSTFRLPPKLGGVLLGLYNKQDNKKYLEIAIMSKINKVLVRYVREDGKLHTVNLQSPNVADGRPQSLILRIGGLRREYLSLELYVNCRLADLAQRLPPLVTLPKDAELVEIRNGHKAYARMHGSVESLKLALGGTIAQAGALTDCPFHGDTSSYNTVNGEVNSILGDHTKALIGQLIIFNQILGELREDIREQVKEMSLIRNAIQECQVCGFHEPRLRCQPNPCFNGVPCMETFDFPGYRCGPCPEGMTGNGTHCQDIDECAQAQPCYSPGACINTAKGFTCDPCPLGLWGPPLSGVGLEFAKKHQQECSDIDECVGLASACTPNSVCINTIGSYRCGQCMVGYVGNQTAGCFLRKSCSSLSFNPCDVNAHCVIQRNGDVTCACNVGWAGNGHTCGKDTDIDGYPDRSLPCMDNNKHCKQDNCVFTPNSGQDDADNDGIGDQCDEDADGDGIKNVEDNCRLVSNKDQQNSDTDSFGDACDNCPTVPNIDQKDTDNNGEGDSCDDDIDGDGIQNVLDNCPKVPNTMQTDRDGDGVGDACDSCPEISNPMQTDIDNDLVGDVCDTNQDTDGDGLQDTRDNCPNIPNSSQLDSDNDGIGDDCDDDDDNDGIPDNLTINGIGPDNCRLISNPNQKDSDSNGVGDVCENDFDNDAVLDFIDVCPESAEVTLTDFRAYQTVILDPEGDAQIDPNWVVLNQGKEIVQTMNSDPGLAVGYTAFNGVDFEGTFHVNTVTDDDYAGFIFGYQDSSSFYVVMWKQTEQTYWQSIPFRAMAEPGLQLKMWGKMEVQHLALQISALSSRGAELLCRLLPRVFHGAASLGSTSLGSALRLFLGSALELFLCSALGLLLFSAVGLFLGSTLGLFLGSALCVFRGSARLSLPCGRLPGPQIHSQP, encoded by the exons atgacagTTTGGGTCAGTCTGTTCGTGTTGATGTTCGCCTGGTCAGCAGAGAGCGCACAGAAACAAGATGTGCCAg TGATAGATGTGTTGAGTTTGCATGATGTGAAGCAAACCGTGGCTACAGTGGAGAAAGTCTCTTTTGCTCTGAAGACACTCAgtgatgtgtatgtgttgtcTACCTTCCGTCTGCCTCCTAAACTGGGTGGAGTTCTACTGGGCCTCTACAACAAGCAGGACAACAAGAAATACCTGGAGATTGCCATCATGAGCAAGATTAACAAAG TTCTGGTCCGGTACGTTCGTGAAGATGGAAAACTGCACACAGTGAATCTGCAGAGCCCCAATGTTGCAGATGGACGCCCTCAGTCTCTTATTCTCCGCATCGGTGGTCTGCGCAGAGAGTACCTGAGTCTTGAGCTTTATGTGAACTGCCGTCTGGCTGACCTTGCCCAGAGGCTGCCCCCATTGGTCACCCTGCCCAAAGACGCAGAGCTGGTGGAGATTCGTAATGGCCACAAGGCTTATGCTCGAATGCAT GGATCGGTGGAGTCTCTTAAACTGGCACTAGGGGGCACTATTGCACAAGCTGGGGCTCTCACCGACTGCCCCTTTCATGGAGACACCTCTTCATATAATACAG TGAATGGTGAGGTGAATTCTATTCTAG GTGACCACACTAAAGCTCTGATTGGACAACTCATCATATTTAATCAGATCCTGGGAGAGCTGAGAGAGGACATCCGAGAGCAG GTGAAAGAAATGTCTCTCATCAGGAATGCTATTCAAGAGTGCCAAGTGTGTG GATTTCATGAGCCACGTTTGCGCTGCCAACCCAACCCCTGCTTTAATGGCGTGCCTTGCATGGAGACATTCGATTTCCCAGGGTACCGCTGCGGCCCCTGTCCAGAGGGCATGACAGGGAACGGCACACACTGTCAGGACATAGATGAG TGTGCACAGGCTCAGCCATGTTATTCGCCAGGTGCCTGTATTAACACAGCAAAAGGTTTTACCTGTGATCCCTGCCCATTAGGTTTGTGGGGCCCTCCTCTCTCTGGAGTTGGTCTGGAATTTGCTAAGAAGCACCAACAG GAATGCTCTGATATCGATGAGTGTGTTGGTTTGGCCAGTGCTTGCACACCCAACTCTGTTTGCATCAACACCATC gGATCATATAGATGTGGGCAGTGTATGGTTGGGTATGTTGGAAATCAGACAGCTGGATGTTTTCTTCGGAAATCATGTTCTTCCCTCAGTTTCAACCCCTGTGATGTTAACGCACATTGCGTCATTCAGCGGAACGGAGACGTGACCTGCGCT TGTAATGTTGGATGGGCAGGTAACGGTCACACCTGTGGAAAGGACACAGATATTGACGGTTATCCAGATCGCTCTTTGCCCTGCATGGACAACAACAAGCACTGCAAACAG GATAACTGTGTCTTCACGCCCAACTCTGGCCAGGACGATGCAGACAATGATGGGATTGGAGACCAGTGTGATGAGGATGCAGACGGAGATGGAATAAAGAATGTAGAG GATAACTGTCGACTGGTGTCCAATAAAGATCAGCAGAACTCGGACACTGATTCGTTTGGTGATGCATGCGATAACTGCCCTACCGTCCCCAACATCGATCAGAAAGACACAGACAACAATGGAGAGGGAGACTCCTGTGATGATGACATCGATGGAGATG GAATCCAAAACGTGCTGGATAACTGTCCCAAAGTGCCAAACACGATGCAGACGGACCGGGATGGAGACGGAGTGGGTGATGCATGTGACAGCTGTCCTGAGATTAGCAATCCCATGCAG ACAGACATAGACAATGACTTAGTGGGGGATGTTTGTGACACCAACCAAGACAC tgATGGAGATGGACTTCAGGACACTCGAGATAACTGCCCCAACATTCCAAACAGCTCTCAGCTGGACTCAGATAATGACGGCATTGGAGATGActgtgatgatgatgacgataacGATGGGATCCCAGATAATCTGACCATCAATGGCATTGGACCCGATAACTGCAGACTTATTTCCAACCCCAACCAAAAAGACTCGGACA GTAATGGGGTCGGTGATGTATGTGAAAATGACTTTGACAATGATGCTGTACTGGATTTCATTGACGTGTGTCCCGAAAGTGCTGAAGTTACACTCACAGATTTTAGAGCCTATCAGACAGTGATACTGGATCCTGAGGGCGATGCTCAGATTGACCCGAATTGGGTGGTGCTCAATCAG GGTAAGGAGATTGTTCAAACCATGAACAGCGACCCAGGGTTGGCAGTGG GTTACACAGCGTTTAATGGTGTGGACTTTGAGGGTACGTTTCACGTTAACACAGTGACTGACGATGACTATGCCGGCTTCATCTTTGGCTATCAGGATTCATCCAGTTTTTATGTGGTGATGTGGAAGCAGACAGAGCAGACATACTGGCAGTCTATCCCCTTCAGGGCCATGGCTGAACCAGGCCTGCAGCTCAAG ATGTGGGGAAAAATGGAGGTCCagcatctcgctctccaaataagtgcTCTGTCCAGTCGCGGTGCAGAACTCCTCTGCAGACTCCTCCCCAGAGTCTTTCACGGTGCTGCCTCCCTTGgatccacctcccttggctccgccctcagactcttcctcggctctgccctcGAACTCTTCCTCTGTTCCGCCCTCGGACTCCTCCTCTTCTCTGCCGTCGGACTATTCCTCGGCTCCACCCTCGGactcttcctcggctccgccctctgtgtcttccggggctccgcccgcttgtccctgccctgtggccgcctcccaggcccccagatCCATTCCCAGCCTTGA